Genomic DNA from Corylus avellana chromosome ca4, CavTom2PMs-1.0:
CCTCAAGCAAGGACTGGAGGGGTGGAAGAGCTGCTTCCTTCAACATTATTCCCAGCAGCACCGGAGCTGCAAAGGTAGTTAATTACTTCTTATTTACAATCTTGCTTGCTGTTGAATGTGTGTCCCTAAGTGTCTACTGTAATTTGTATAGCACAAGTATTGCATCATGATTTTATAGTTTTACTCGAATTAGCAGCATGTCTAATTGCTGCCTATTTTTGTGTTCAAATAGGCTGTTGGAAAAGTTCTTCCGTCACTTAATGGCAAATTGACTGGAATGTCTTTCCGTGTACCCACTGTGGATGTTTCAGTTGTTGACCTCACTGTCAGGCTTGAGAAGAAGGCAACCTATCAGGAGATAAAAGATGCTATTAAGTGAGTGTTGGAGTATTGTTCTTAGCATACTTCGTGAAGCAAGTATTCTAATATATAACTTTTTTGATTTGTCAATCCTCAGGGAGGAGTCTGAGGGCAAGCTCAAGGGCATTTTGGGTTACACCGAGGATGATGTGGTGTCTACCGACTTTATTGGTGACAGCAggtatattattgtttttaatataatatcttAAAGCTGGTTGGCTTAGCTTATGTTTTGCTAGTATCCTTGTTTATATGCTACAATcgaaatttaataattttgtcaTATGGTTTGTATATTTACTTGAAAATGAAGCCATAATTGTACCCATAACCATGTTACACTTTTGGTTTGTAGAGCCAGTAAATCCGATTCTACATTGGAGTCcctttattttctaaataagttttaaatttttttaactgaattCAAAAGTTTTACATATGGTTTTGTTATGTCTTTGTTTGTCTTCTTGGAAAGCATTGGCAAAATTTATGTATTCAGCAATTATTTGGCATCCATATGTGTATGTTGTCAATGGCTTGGCTTAGATTAGTTAGTTAGATCTTCATAAGTTGAAATAAGTCATAAAACGGTCATTTCATTCTAAGCATGTTCTCGTATACATTATTCAGGTCTAGCATTTTTGACGCAAAGGCTGGAATTGCATTGAATGAGGGCTTTGTGAAACTTGTCTCTTGGTATGACAATGAGTGGGGCTACAGGTAATCTTATGCTTTCCCCTGTATTTTACATGCTAGTGTTTGAAATCTATAAATGCATCTTTGTCCTGTTGACTTGGTTTATAGATCCCTTCATTTCTAACACCCTTTCTCTTGTGCTTTTTTCCTACAGTACTCGTGTGGTTGACTTGATTGCCCACATCGCATCTGTATGTTGAAGCTAAACGGAATATCCAAGGCTGCTTTCGATGTGTTTTTTGCGTCTACGGTTTAGTTATATGGCTGCACTCCATTAGGAGTTTGGAATAAACTTGAGTCTTATTGGTATCTTTCTGTTTAACTGCTGATCTAGGTGGCTTTTGGTCCCCGTTTGATATTTTGTTTGGGAGTTGTAGggaatttcctttcttttttgttaaaagtaaaTGCATATTGGAACTTTATTTCTTGAGATTTTGAAACGAAGCATAAGAACATATTGAATGTGGAATTCAAGCAAGCTTGATTGAGGCTCTAGCTGCTAACCcatatttcattcaattagGGCACACGGCCTTGCTCTCATGAACCGTGGGTTAAGTGTCTGGCTCCATTTCTCAATGCCTTCTGGGTTGGTTAAGGACGGAAATGATTGTGttgttgaagttttatttatttattgaaatcggaaaacaaaagaaaatggttTTTCAAAGATAGCCCCATAAGCAGAAAACACCACCAAGAAAGAGTCCTAACGACGTAGAACCTGGAGCTttagaaaaagaacacaaaaaaagaagcagaaatGACTATTTTCACCTAGGAAACAGCAATCAACTACAATAACAAGGTGGAATTAGAATTCTCTCCTATTCATTATATTTATGTAGAATTTTTGTCTTCTCAAacagtaaaatgacaaaaatattctttaattataactaattgaatatttgaATGAATTGAAGAGGATCATAACTGGGCGAGGAAGGAAATATATAGAATTATTAAATGGAAACGGCCAAGATTTTGTTCGATCTAATTGACGTTATGAATTATTAAATGGAGTGATAGATGTTGGTATGGCAAAATCTTcatcatttaatttgaaaataacaaTTGAGATGGGAAGAAATTTACTCGATATAATttcattcaaaatcaaaaagaattgctcctttcattttattgagAGTGTTTCCCTTGAACATGACTTTATTGCAATTTCAACTTAGTTTATCACAATTTACAGTGCCGTACTGCCGTTTATGGCTTACAAAATTAGATAAACGATATTTGAGTGTATCGGAGCTTTgagtagtttttctttttactacTTTTtgtactatatttttttatagtgaatttCATCTGGTTGTCTTTACATGTGAATGTAGAGTTGTTAAACCGAACTACGTTAAATCTTAACGTTAGggttatttttattctttttttaaaaaaatttctttttttgctttttttgaggatcctaaattttattttctcacaaCAAATTGTCTCTTATTTCCCCCTGTTTGTGCACGAATATATGCCACGTCCTAATGGAAATCTAAGCGCCAAAGATAGTCTTATGCTTTGAGCAAAAACTAACAGAGCCTCGTAATCCCATGAAATGCGCATGTGATTGAGTCATTGACATGTAGAAATTCCTTTTTATTTGAATGAATTCCAATCTAGATAGAATGAAATTAtacatatttcaaatttaaagagtaaaaacataaaactttaACAATCTCTTAATCGAACGTTTACGAGCCGCACCGTGCTCTATCTATTTATACCATGATTTAGTTtgatttctattattttaattatttttctctaatttctaCTTTgctttcatattatttttcttaagcaaaGGTACTACACAAATCGGCGTCAAAGACTAAGAACAACTTTAAGTACACcaaattcttcaaaaaatcCGTAAAATAAAATTCTGCACATCCTTTACCGATGAAAAATCACCAATTACAAGGATAAAAAGTCACTCAAAACTTTTCATCGAGGGAGAGAAATCCCTTTGGCCAAAAATCATGTGTATATActagtgaaagaaaaaaattaacgagtaattacaatttttttttttttttgatttggcaccGGGTATTAGGAGCTTCGTTCCGACTAATCCCGGGGGTGCACAAGTATCAATCTTGGGCAACCGTCGGTAGGATGGCGGATTTCTCAAAACACTTCTTACCTTGGGGCTTGGCTCCAAGTTCACCTCCTTCAATATTGtcatgtattttcttttcttttttggtgtttatgaaTTGGAATAATGGAATAGAATGAAAAGGGTTGAATGGGCTGAGAATAATGAATTGTATTGAATGTAAATGGGCATTTCGAGATGCTCGGGTCTCTTATTACAAACAGTGTATCCTGGATCCAACGGTTGAGGATAAACACTGTATGTCAGGACTTTTCCCTTCCATGGGATTGCACAAGGTTCAAAAGCCATCAATGCAAATACATGGAAAAATCTTTTTCTACGATCCTCCCCTACCAAAACCCCATAAAGTATAGACTGAAATTCTATTTTCAAATTTCCCTAGCTTAAAGAAGGCATCTACCATTCTCTTCCATTGCGGCTCAGAAATTTTATGATTATGTAGGACAAACAATAATCATATGAATCACAACGCAAAATTATGGGAAAcgagagaagaaagaagctaAAAGAGGAGAcaatgaagataaagaagttATAACCAGTCCAAGTGGTTATACCTATTTGCACTAAGCTCACTAAGGTATAAAAAATGGCTTAAGGCTATCCATAGTAAGCATAAGTGACAAATAACTTCATGTTCTAAATTGTCTCAGcacttataataaaataacacatgCCATCTttgtaaaagaatataaaaagaagaagaaaaaagaaaaaaaatcacgcACTGGTGTCACTTGATTGACAAAAATTAATCACACACCGCAAGTTTTGGGTAGTCTTCCTTCCATATCTTGCTCTTCTTCGGCTCATCCTCAACCGTTGGATCTAAGATCCCATCACTCTCCAAGAAAATTCTAAAATGTGCCTCTGATGACAATACTACTTCTAAGATCCCATTCCCAACAACGCTCACCGCCAGATCATTGTAACACAAATCCCAGCGCACAATCTTTGGCAACACATATCCATTCCTTTCATACTTTTCACGTATTGTCCTATAACTCTTCTCCCAATCGTCAAAATACTCAGAAGGATTACGACCTCTTATAACACAACTATCAAAGATGAAAACCCTTTCAATCATATTCTCCTTACTCAATTTCAAATCTTTTGCagtttccaaaattttatccaagAATTGTACGAGCTTCGGGTATTCACACTTTTTTGAGGGTTGTGAGGATTCATAGAAAGGCATAAATCTCAAAAAATGTATCCTTGATCCAAGATCATCTCCTTTAATGTCCACAAACTCAGGATTAACAGTGTATGTCAAGACCTTTCCCCGCCACGGGCTTCCACAGAGTTCAGATGTCATAAGTTGAAACGCGAGGCAAAATCTTTCATTACAAAAATAACTTGCACGATATACATAATTATCATCAACGATTGTAATGCAGTTTACAAACTTCTTTTTGCTAGAGTAATTAtctatcattcttttccattgtagCCCAGCAACTTCATGACCGCCATCATAATCAGAGAGACATAATTTAGAATCAAAAAAATGATCAAAGAGGCTTACTATCTCATAAGGAAGCAATTCTTTGGCAGTGGTTTTTGGCATTTTAGGGCCTTCAACACTTTGAAGGTGCAACACATTTTGGAAGTGCTGCAAAAACCTATTGCGATCGTGTTTATAGAATAGTCTCCTGTAAATTTTCATGGCATGAGGTGTGACTCGATCATATTGAATAAGGTTCCATTGATTGCTGCTCGTGTAAATTTCTACCAACCCCAAGGCTCTGCGAAGTGGAACCAAAACCTCTTTCCGTAATCGATCTCGAACTCTATAAGCATAGTGAGCCTCATCAATCCCGCTATATTCAGGACAAGAATCATACGGAAAAAGCCTTCGAGCAACACTCTcacaaaataaagttgaacGATCGTAAGAAGAGTCAAGAGAAGGGCACCACTTCGAAGCCAAACTGATTTTTGCTAGTTGCCCGGAAATCAAATACTCAAGATCGGCCTTAAGTAGCTCAACAAAAAGTCTAGAAATCTGAATGTGTAATAAACGGTATTTTGGATCGTAGTTGTACCTCTCAATAGCCTTTTTTGCAATCATAATTTTGTCCTCCTTTCTCACATGTGTCACATTCCTTTCCAGCATTACTTCATTCTTCCCTCCATTTCCCCTCAACCGCTCTCGTCGCTCTATCATAGCTCTATTCCTCTCCATAATTTGGTTGTGCCGAACTTGCGAGCCATTGACAATCCGGTAGAGAATTTCGAGCAAGTCTTTCAAACACCCACATTCAGCAAATGCCTTCAAATTGTATGCTAATGTTAACGAATGGTGCCGGTGGAGCCATATAGCTGCTATATAGAAATTCTCTCTGCATCGTTTTCTATAATGACTAGTTCTCCTCAATAGGCAAATGTGTTTGAGGGTGGTTTGTGGACAGTGATGCCAAGACAACTCCAAATAGTATTGCAGAACATCAGGTGATGATTTTCTATCTGTAAACCTTTCATAAAATTCCTGACACGGATCTTCTggtatattatatatgtatgcgTTTCTCGATTTCCTCCTTCTACTGATGAGTTTATCACGGATAGGGTCTTTGGTATCATCTAGATATGAATTCACAATAAATGGGGAACGAGTGATTTCTAGAGGCCCAACTAGCCGAAATGGAGTAAGACCTAATTCTTCCAAGCTTGGACAATTAACACCCCACCCTAGTGATGGCTTACTAGAAATATATCTCAAAGCAGTCCACAAGGCTGTAGTAGCTCTGGTCCTTTTAATGGACAAGCGAAAGAGTTGAAAACCAAAGTGACTCATATTACTACATGACAGAAAACCGAtgtaagtttgaaagaaaaatttgaatatataaaggaaaatgcTAGTCTATAAAACGCACCTCTGTCTGAAACTGTTATAGACAATTCCAGCACCGGCAACTTCCGAAAGAATAGCTTTAGAGAAAAAGGGGAGATCCAAATTGTCAGGTGGAATTCAATGCAGACTTGATTATCGAGTTTTAAGGTTACAACAAAGATTCACCTGCACCAAAAGGTACCGGATATCAAGGGTTATAAACAAAAGCCGACGGCAAGATCGGTATTCAAAATCACTTGAATAGCCTCGCAAACAACACAACTATAAGAGTTTGCATTGGCCACACATTCTTTGAGACAGAAATAGATAAGACAGAGACAGAGGAACAGTTCACATCAATAATAGCCTTTGTTTAAACAGCGACATcgaagaaaataacaaagttaAATCTCTTCCCATGATAAACATCCTCATCTGTCTAATATGGGAGAAATTATTATGATCACATGAACGCTCAAACCAAGAGATTCTCAACCATATATGTCAATTAGCTACCCATATAAACATTAGGGAGACAAAGAGAACCTTCCTAGCACAGGTTATGTAAATGGGTTGAGAGTAACACGTGTTGCAactacaaaatcaaaaaccatCAAAGCAATTGTAATGGGGTATATAATATGGTGGGCTTATCATTTTCAATATAATCTTGTTTACCATTTTCACTCAATTCTTTCTTTGGAGATTGACTATCCCCAATCAGTCACCCATATCAACAATGTCATTCATACATTTCTACGAACACAAATTAACCATCAAAATACTATCCGAAAATTACAAAGAACTAGAAAAACCCATTACAACAATATATGGACTTAAATCAAAACCTCAATCAGAACTAAAGGAAGATACAATATAGCTGGTAgccactttcaaatttttactttttataacaaaaaatcttTCTTGTTGCGGTCAGCAAAGCAATTACCAGCCAAAGTTGCAACTTTTAACATATCTAGAAACAGCAGCAAACTGATGtttcaaataaattcaaaactAATGAATAATAAAGTAACGACAATACAAGTTGtatgaagaggaagaagattCGAATACCTAATTATTGTGAGTCCTTAAACATCCGTTTCTGATGAAATTGCGTACACCACAACGCGCCGCCATCTGTCTGTCGTTGTCGTGGGATGATGTCAATTGCCAAGagtggaggaggaagaagataaAATGAGCAATGGGCTTGGATGCAAATTTCAGAGTGTCCAAtgggcttttcttttttctattcgaAGTGGGGAGAGGGGGAAAAGAGGTTGGTCTTTACCCTTTCTTGAGcatatatgcatgtttgatCCGTGAATGGAtattgagtaatttttttttttagtaaattcTTTTAGGAGTCTCGTACAATTATAATAATGTggcaataaaaatatttgaataaaaaaatgtttatatacaaataaaaaattaaatgcagaTCAAAAAGGCTGATTTTCCAAGCAAGAGTCTACTAAAGAGACATTGTGATTatgtttaaaagtttaaaaagtacttttattatttaaaaatttgtgccaaacaaaaagttagtatatttggtaaaaaaattgtaaaggaCTTAATCAACttttaacttttgaaaaaagtttaaaaatgtagttttttctaaaaagttcttttttactttaatttttttttttttttttccattgcaattttaaacatgcttttttagtttaaaattgcattaaaaaatatttgtaggtTTGTGTCTGTTACACCATATTTTACCCTAAAGTCACTGGGCCGGATATCCAACAATTTGGCCAGAAGCCCATTTTCCTAGCGCCTTCATATGGACTTGCTAAGAAGTAACCGGGTTTCGGTAGCTTGAAACGACATCACTTGGCCAAACCCACACTCAGGGGCGAAGGGTGGGGGGGGTCGAGAGGGGGTATATGCCTCCTCTCAACCCCCTGAAATTTCCCTCACCCCACactaaatattttttggatATCTTGGATGCCCACCCTCAGGGAATGGACATTACCAGTGGTGGCAAGTGGCAAATAATTCTCAAACCCTCATACTTTCAGTTTCACTATTTCATACTGATTCCGAGATTTAGAAATTAGGTTAGCTATGAAGAAGATGATATACAGTTACAATTACAAACGTCACCGTTTGAACATTTAGTCTTTATTATATTTGACAAAAACGTTTCGTTTCAACTAAAAAGCCCTTGTGTTGTGTTTTTTCTAATGATAAAACGCTTCGTTTTTCGTGCCTGACAGTTGTATTGCGAGAAGACGTGTAGTGCCCAACTCAAGAGttcaaaaaatgtgaaaagtgactcttgaaaaaaatatatatatatatatatatatatatatatactctatatatatatatatgttgaaatattagcatattatataaaataaaagtgaacCCCTAAGTGTTGGTAGTTACTTGAATAGGGGTGGGCAAAGCTCCGCCATGCCCTTGATGTACGCCCATACAGGATTTAGTTTTGGCATACGGGTTGAGGAAGCCTTTACTCAGTTAGATAAGATTAGAGATGGAAGCTGTGAGTATGGAAGTTTCTTAAGAGGCGGGTACCCGACCCGACCCGCCCCTATAtgtttaaaaccctaaattccTAATATGATATCCTCTATTCCTCTTCCCCCTTCCAGACTTCCTCTAATCCTCCATTCTTGATGGGTTTTAGTccaaatgtagtttttaaaaaagttacaaaaaaccagtttttaaaaaaaaaattacaaaaaaccagtttttttaaaaaaaattacaaaaaaaccaGGACTTAAATTGAAATTGATAGCCATTAAAAATACCTGACCCGCCCCGAGCAACCCGCCCCGAGCAACCCGCCCCGTTCTACCCGAAACCCGGCGGTTTTAGTGCATATAACCCGGGTAACGAGTAAGGGTTTATCAAACCCGATGGGCACGGGTCGGGTGGAAAAAAACTCCAAACCCGCCCCGAAccgacccgtgcccagcccTAGTTGCGAATTCCATTTGAATTATTtgtataacctttttttttttcatacaattctcttcttttgctttattcctattcaattatttatttgtgaCATTGTTATTGATTTAGTTGCATCATTTATGACTGAAATATtagcatattatatataaataaaaaaatgaatctaAATTGTGTTGGTAGTTGCGAATTCCATTTGAATTATTtgtataaccttttttttttttttcatacaattctcttcttttgctttattcctattcaattatttatttgtgaCATTGTTATTGATTTAGTTGCATCATTTAGGACTAAAAGAGCATTTTTAACaataaacattattaaaaatcgTTTACATAACCAAATGGAATATTAGTAGAAGAATTATTATATGGCCAAgtatattgagaaatatatctTAAAGATGGTAAATAATgtagcaatttcaaaatataaagacTCGTCGATGACAACTGACTAAATTAACATTAGgcgtgacaaaaaaaaaaaggtgtaagttatatttatatgttttaaacaagaATTACATTCTGttgaattattaatttatttccttgcttttatttttaaatttttttaatcaatttttgctcaacttcattttttaatcttgacccTCTTGAATCGAAattctggctccgccac
This window encodes:
- the LOC132179576 gene encoding uncharacterized protein LOC132179576, whose product is MERNRAMIERRERLRGNGGKNEVMLERNVTHVRKEDKIMIAKKAIERYNYDPKYRLLHIQISRLFVELLKADLEYLISGQLAKISLASKWCPSLDSSYDRSTLFCESVARRLFPYDSCPEYSGIDEAHYAYRVRDRLRKEVLVPLRRALGLVEIYTSSNQWNLIQYDRVTPHAMKIYRRLFYKHDRNRFLQHFQNVLHLQSVEGPKMPKTTAKELLPYEIVSLFDHFFDSKLCLSDYDGGHEVAGLQWKRMIDNYSSKKKFVNCITIVDDNYVYRASYFCNERFCLAFQLMTSELCGSPWRGKVLTYTVNPEFVDIKGDDLGSRIHFLRFMPFYESSQPSKKCEYPKLVQFLDKILETAKDLKLSKENMIERVFIFDSCVIRGRNPSEYFDDWEKSYRTIREKYERNGYVLPKIVRWDLCYNDLAVSVVGNGILEVVLSSEAHFRIFLESDGILDPTVEDEPKKSKIWKEDYPKLAVCD